A section of the Papio anubis isolate 15944 chromosome 16, Panubis1.0, whole genome shotgun sequence genome encodes:
- the AIFM3 gene encoding apoptosis-inducing factor 3 isoform X8 produces the protein MGGALGLRQLPICAPACWPSSGHSPWVAVSPSPNQWSSRSRWCCLRRNEARRSCRPVGRAAPGPTRATARPATSTRRSACPPLTPTPALRIVWRLLSATSRISRMASVLSRGRVRCPWHGACFNISTGDLEDFPGLDSLHKFQVKIEKEKVYVRASKQALQLQRRTKVMAKCISPSAGYSSSTNVLIVGAGAAGLVCAETLRQEGFSDRIVLCTLDRHLPYDRPKLSKSLDTQPEQLALRPKEFFRAYGIEVLTEAQVVTVDVRNKKVVFKDGFKLEYSKLLLAPGSSPRTLSCKGKEMENVFTIRTPEDANRVVRLARGRNVVIVGAGFLGMEVAAYLTEKAHSVSVVELEETPFRRFLGERVGRALMKMFENNRVKFYMQTEVSELRGQEGKLKEVVLKSSKVVRADVCVVGIGAVAATGFLRQSGIGLDSRGFIPVNKMMQTNVPGVFAAGDAVTFPLAWRNNRKVNIPHWQMAHAQGRVAAQNMLAQEAEMNTVPYLWTAMFGKSLRYAGYGEGFDDVIIQGDLEELKFVAFYTKGDEVIAVASMNYDPIVSKVAEVLASGRAIRKREVELFVLHSKTGDMSWLTGKGS, from the exons ATGGGGGGCGCCCTAGGCCTCCGACAGCTCCCCATCTGTGCTCCTGCCTGCTGGCCATCTTCAGGCCACTCACCATGGGTGGCTGTTTCTCCAAGCCCAAACCAG TGGAGCTCAAGATCGAGGTGGTGCTGCCTGAGAAGGAACGAGGCAAGGAGGAGCTGTCGGCCAGTGGGAAGGGCAGCCCCCGGGCCTACCAGGGCAACGGCACGGCCCGCCACTTCCACACGGAGGAGCGCCTGCCCACCCCTCACCCCTACCCCAGCCCTCAGGATTGTGTGGAGGCTGCTGTCTGCCACGTCAAGGATCTCGAGAATGGCCA GCGTTCTGTCCCGTGGTCGGGTGCGCTGCCCCTGGCACGGTGCCTGCTTCAACATCAGCACTGGGGACCTGGAGGACTTCCCCGGCCTGGATAGTCTGCACAAGTTCCAG GTGAAGATTGAGAAGGAGAAGGTGTACGTCCGGGCCAGCAAGCAG GCCCTACAGCTGCAGCGAAGGACCAAGGTGATGGCCAAGTGtatctccccaagtgctgggtaCAGCAGTAGCACCAATGTGCTCATTGTGGGCGCAG GTGCAGCTGGCCTGGTGTGTGCAGAGACACTGCGGCAGGAGGGCTTTTCCGACCGGATCGTTCTGTGCACGCTAGACCGGCACCTTCCCTATGACCGTCCCAAGCTCAGCAAG TCCCTAGACACACAGCCTGAGCAGCTGGCCCTGAGGCCCAAGGAGTTTTTCCGAGCCTATGGCATCGAGGTGCTCACCGAGGCTCAG GTGGTCACAGTGGATGTGAGAAACAAGAAGGTCGTGTTCAAGGATGGCTTCAAGCTGGAGTACAGCAAGCTGCTGCTGGCGCCAGGGAGCAG CCCCAGGACTCTGAGCTgcaaaggcaaagaaatggagAACGTGTTCACCATCCGGACGCCAGAGGATGCCAATCGCGTGGTGAGGCTGGCCCGAGGCCGCAATGTGGTCATCGTGGGAGCCGGCTTCCTGG GGATGGAGGTGGCCGCTTACCTGACGGAGAAGGCCCACTCCGTGTCTGTGGTGGAGCTGGAGGAGACGCCCTTCAGGAGGTTCTTGGGGGAGCGCGTGGGTCGTGCCCTCATGAAG ATGTTTGAGAACAACCGGGTGAAGTTCTACATGCAGACTGAGGTGTCAGAGCTGCGGGGCCAGGAGGGAAAG CTGAAGGAGGTTGTGCTGAAGAGCAGCAAGGTCGTGCGGGCTGACGTCTGCGTGGTGGGCATTG GTGCAGTGGCCGCCACAGGCTTCCTGAGGCAGAGCGGCATCGGTCTGGATTCCCGAGGCTTCATCCCTGTCAACAAG ATGATGCAGACCAATGTCCCAGGCGTGTTCGCAGCTGGTGACGCCGTCACCTTCCCCCTTGCCTGGAGGAACAACCGGAAAGTGAACATTCCACATTGGCAGATGGCTCATGCTCAGG GGCGCGTGGCAGCCCAGAACATGTTGGCGCAGGAAGCGGAGATGAACACCGTGCCCTACCTCTGGACCGCCATGTTTGGCAAGAGCCTGCGCTACGCGG GCTACGGAGAAGGCTTCGACGACGTCATCATCCAGGGGGATCTGGAGGAGCTGAAGTTTGTGGCTTTTTACACTAA AGGCGACGAGGTGATCGCCGTGGCCAGCATGAACTACGATCCCATTGTGTCCAAGGTCGCTGAGGTTCTGGCCTCAGGCCGTGCCATCCGGAAGCGGGAGGtgga GCTGTTTGTGCTGCACAGCAA GACTGGCGACATGTCTTGGCTTACAGGGAAAGGATCCTGA
- the AIFM3 gene encoding apoptosis-inducing factor 3 isoform X9 yields MGGALGLRQLPICAPACWPSSGHSPWVAVSPSPNQWSSRSRWCCLRRNEARRSCRPVGRAAPGPTRATARPATSTRRSACPPLTPTPALRIVWRLLSATSRISRMASVLSRGRVRCPWHGACFNISTGDLEDFPGLDSLHKFQVKIEKEKVYVRASKQALQLQRRTKVMAKCISPSAGYSSSTNVLIVGAGAAGLVCAETLRQEGFSDRIVLCTLDRHLPYDRPKLSKSLDTQPEQLALRPKEFFRAYGIEVLTEAQVVTVDVRNKKVVFKDGFKLEYSKLLLAPGSSPRTLSCKGKEMENVFTIRTPEDANRVVRLARGRNVVIVGAGFLGMEVAAYLTEKAHSVSVVELEETPFRRFLGERVGRALMKMFENNRVKFYMQTEVSELRGQEGKLKEVVLKSSKVVRADVCVVGIGAVAATGFLRQSGIGLDSRGFIPVNKMMQTNVPGVFAAGDAVTFPLAWRNNRKVNIPHWQMAHAQGRVAAQNMLAQEAEMNTVPYLWTAMFGKSLRYAGYGEGFDDVIIQGDLEELKFVAFYTKGDEVIAVASMNYDPIVSKVAEVLASGRAIRKREVETGDMSWLTGKGS; encoded by the exons ATGGGGGGCGCCCTAGGCCTCCGACAGCTCCCCATCTGTGCTCCTGCCTGCTGGCCATCTTCAGGCCACTCACCATGGGTGGCTGTTTCTCCAAGCCCAAACCAG TGGAGCTCAAGATCGAGGTGGTGCTGCCTGAGAAGGAACGAGGCAAGGAGGAGCTGTCGGCCAGTGGGAAGGGCAGCCCCCGGGCCTACCAGGGCAACGGCACGGCCCGCCACTTCCACACGGAGGAGCGCCTGCCCACCCCTCACCCCTACCCCAGCCCTCAGGATTGTGTGGAGGCTGCTGTCTGCCACGTCAAGGATCTCGAGAATGGCCA GCGTTCTGTCCCGTGGTCGGGTGCGCTGCCCCTGGCACGGTGCCTGCTTCAACATCAGCACTGGGGACCTGGAGGACTTCCCCGGCCTGGATAGTCTGCACAAGTTCCAG GTGAAGATTGAGAAGGAGAAGGTGTACGTCCGGGCCAGCAAGCAG GCCCTACAGCTGCAGCGAAGGACCAAGGTGATGGCCAAGTGtatctccccaagtgctgggtaCAGCAGTAGCACCAATGTGCTCATTGTGGGCGCAG GTGCAGCTGGCCTGGTGTGTGCAGAGACACTGCGGCAGGAGGGCTTTTCCGACCGGATCGTTCTGTGCACGCTAGACCGGCACCTTCCCTATGACCGTCCCAAGCTCAGCAAG TCCCTAGACACACAGCCTGAGCAGCTGGCCCTGAGGCCCAAGGAGTTTTTCCGAGCCTATGGCATCGAGGTGCTCACCGAGGCTCAG GTGGTCACAGTGGATGTGAGAAACAAGAAGGTCGTGTTCAAGGATGGCTTCAAGCTGGAGTACAGCAAGCTGCTGCTGGCGCCAGGGAGCAG CCCCAGGACTCTGAGCTgcaaaggcaaagaaatggagAACGTGTTCACCATCCGGACGCCAGAGGATGCCAATCGCGTGGTGAGGCTGGCCCGAGGCCGCAATGTGGTCATCGTGGGAGCCGGCTTCCTGG GGATGGAGGTGGCCGCTTACCTGACGGAGAAGGCCCACTCCGTGTCTGTGGTGGAGCTGGAGGAGACGCCCTTCAGGAGGTTCTTGGGGGAGCGCGTGGGTCGTGCCCTCATGAAG ATGTTTGAGAACAACCGGGTGAAGTTCTACATGCAGACTGAGGTGTCAGAGCTGCGGGGCCAGGAGGGAAAG CTGAAGGAGGTTGTGCTGAAGAGCAGCAAGGTCGTGCGGGCTGACGTCTGCGTGGTGGGCATTG GTGCAGTGGCCGCCACAGGCTTCCTGAGGCAGAGCGGCATCGGTCTGGATTCCCGAGGCTTCATCCCTGTCAACAAG ATGATGCAGACCAATGTCCCAGGCGTGTTCGCAGCTGGTGACGCCGTCACCTTCCCCCTTGCCTGGAGGAACAACCGGAAAGTGAACATTCCACATTGGCAGATGGCTCATGCTCAGG GGCGCGTGGCAGCCCAGAACATGTTGGCGCAGGAAGCGGAGATGAACACCGTGCCCTACCTCTGGACCGCCATGTTTGGCAAGAGCCTGCGCTACGCGG GCTACGGAGAAGGCTTCGACGACGTCATCATCCAGGGGGATCTGGAGGAGCTGAAGTTTGTGGCTTTTTACACTAA AGGCGACGAGGTGATCGCCGTGGCCAGCATGAACTACGATCCCATTGTGTCCAAGGTCGCTGAGGTTCTGGCCTCAGGCCGTGCCATCCGGAAGCGGGAGGtgga GACTGGCGACATGTCTTGGCTTACAGGGAAAGGATCCTGA
- the AIFM3 gene encoding apoptosis-inducing factor 3 isoform X7 yields MGGCFSKPKPVELKIEVVLPEKERGKEELSASGKGSPRAYQGNGTARHFHTEERLPTPHPYPSPQDCVEAAVCHVKDLENGQMREVELGWGKVLLVKDNGEFHALGHKCPHYGAPLVKGVLSRGRVRCPWHGACFNISTGDLEDFPGLDSLHKFQVKIEKEKVYVRASKQALQLQRRTKVMAKCISPSAGYSSSTNVLIVGAGAAGLVCAETLRQEGFSDRIVLCTLDRHLPYDRPKLSKSLDTQPEQLALRPKEFFRAYGIEVLTEAQVVTVDVRNKKVVFKDGFKLEYSKLLLAPGSSPRTLSCKGKEMENVFTIRTPEDANRVVRLARGRNVVIVGAGFLGMEVAAYLTEKAHSVSVVELEETPFRRFLGERVGRALMKMFENNRVKFYMQTEVSELRGQEGKLKEVVLKSSKVVRADVCVVGIGAVAATGFLRQSGIGLDSRGFIPVNKMMQTNVPGVFAAGDAVTFPLAWRNNRKVNIPHWQMAHAQGRVAAQNMLAQEAEMNTVPYLWTAMFGKSLRYAGYGEGFDDVIIQGDLEELKFVAFYTKGDEVIAVASMNYDPIVSKVAEVLASGRAIRKREVETGDMSWLTGKGS; encoded by the exons ATGGGTGGCTGTTTCTCCAAGCCCAAACCAG TGGAGCTCAAGATCGAGGTGGTGCTGCCTGAGAAGGAACGAGGCAAGGAGGAGCTGTCGGCCAGTGGGAAGGGCAGCCCCCGGGCCTACCAGGGCAACGGCACGGCCCGCCACTTCCACACGGAGGAGCGCCTGCCCACCCCTCACCCCTACCCCAGCCCTCAGGATTGTGTGGAGGCTGCTGTCTGCCACGTCAAGGATCTCGAGAATGGCCA GATGCGGGAAGTGGAGCTGGGCTGGGGGAAGGTGTTGCTGGTGAAGGACAATGGGGAGTTCCACGCCCTGGGCCATAAGTGTCCGCACTACGGCGCACCCCTGGTGAAAG GCGTTCTGTCCCGTGGTCGGGTGCGCTGCCCCTGGCACGGTGCCTGCTTCAACATCAGCACTGGGGACCTGGAGGACTTCCCCGGCCTGGATAGTCTGCACAAGTTCCAG GTGAAGATTGAGAAGGAGAAGGTGTACGTCCGGGCCAGCAAGCAG GCCCTACAGCTGCAGCGAAGGACCAAGGTGATGGCCAAGTGtatctccccaagtgctgggtaCAGCAGTAGCACCAATGTGCTCATTGTGGGCGCAG GTGCAGCTGGCCTGGTGTGTGCAGAGACACTGCGGCAGGAGGGCTTTTCCGACCGGATCGTTCTGTGCACGCTAGACCGGCACCTTCCCTATGACCGTCCCAAGCTCAGCAAG TCCCTAGACACACAGCCTGAGCAGCTGGCCCTGAGGCCCAAGGAGTTTTTCCGAGCCTATGGCATCGAGGTGCTCACCGAGGCTCAG GTGGTCACAGTGGATGTGAGAAACAAGAAGGTCGTGTTCAAGGATGGCTTCAAGCTGGAGTACAGCAAGCTGCTGCTGGCGCCAGGGAGCAG CCCCAGGACTCTGAGCTgcaaaggcaaagaaatggagAACGTGTTCACCATCCGGACGCCAGAGGATGCCAATCGCGTGGTGAGGCTGGCCCGAGGCCGCAATGTGGTCATCGTGGGAGCCGGCTTCCTGG GGATGGAGGTGGCCGCTTACCTGACGGAGAAGGCCCACTCCGTGTCTGTGGTGGAGCTGGAGGAGACGCCCTTCAGGAGGTTCTTGGGGGAGCGCGTGGGTCGTGCCCTCATGAAG ATGTTTGAGAACAACCGGGTGAAGTTCTACATGCAGACTGAGGTGTCAGAGCTGCGGGGCCAGGAGGGAAAG CTGAAGGAGGTTGTGCTGAAGAGCAGCAAGGTCGTGCGGGCTGACGTCTGCGTGGTGGGCATTG GTGCAGTGGCCGCCACAGGCTTCCTGAGGCAGAGCGGCATCGGTCTGGATTCCCGAGGCTTCATCCCTGTCAACAAG ATGATGCAGACCAATGTCCCAGGCGTGTTCGCAGCTGGTGACGCCGTCACCTTCCCCCTTGCCTGGAGGAACAACCGGAAAGTGAACATTCCACATTGGCAGATGGCTCATGCTCAGG GGCGCGTGGCAGCCCAGAACATGTTGGCGCAGGAAGCGGAGATGAACACCGTGCCCTACCTCTGGACCGCCATGTTTGGCAAGAGCCTGCGCTACGCGG GCTACGGAGAAGGCTTCGACGACGTCATCATCCAGGGGGATCTGGAGGAGCTGAAGTTTGTGGCTTTTTACACTAA AGGCGACGAGGTGATCGCCGTGGCCAGCATGAACTACGATCCCATTGTGTCCAAGGTCGCTGAGGTTCTGGCCTCAGGCCGTGCCATCCGGAAGCGGGAGGtgga GACTGGCGACATGTCTTGGCTTACAGGGAAAGGATCCTGA
- the AIFM3 gene encoding apoptosis-inducing factor 3 isoform X6, producing MGGCFSKPKPVELKIEVVLPEKERGKEELSASGKGSPRAYQGNGTARHFHTEERLPTPHPYPSPQDCVEAAVCHVKDLENGQMREVELGWGKVLLVKDNGEFHALGHKCPHYGAPLVKGVLSRGRVRCPWHGACFNISTGDLEDFPGLDSLHKFQVKIEKEKVYVRASKQALQLQRRTKVMAKCISPSAGYSSSTNVLIVGAGAAGLVCAETLRQEGFSDRIVLCTLDRHLPYDRPKLSKSLDTQPEQLALRPKEFFRAYGIEVLTEAQVVTVDVRNKKVVFKDGFKLEYSKLLLAPGSSPRTLSCKGKEMENVFTIRTPEDANRVVRLARGRNVVIVGAGFLGMEVAAYLTEKAHSVSVVELEETPFRRFLGERVGRALMKMFENNRVKFYMQTEVSELRGQEGKLKEVVLKSSKVVRADVCVVGIGAVAATGFLRQSGIGLDSRGFIPVNKMMQTNVPGVFAAGDAVTFPLAWRNNRKVNIPHWQMAHAQGRVAAQNMLAQEAEMNTVPYLWTAMFGKSLRYAGYGEGFDDVIIQGDLEELKFVAFYTKGDEVIAVASMNYDPIVSKVAEVLASGRAIRKREVELFVLHSKTGDMSWLTGKGS from the exons ATGGGTGGCTGTTTCTCCAAGCCCAAACCAG TGGAGCTCAAGATCGAGGTGGTGCTGCCTGAGAAGGAACGAGGCAAGGAGGAGCTGTCGGCCAGTGGGAAGGGCAGCCCCCGGGCCTACCAGGGCAACGGCACGGCCCGCCACTTCCACACGGAGGAGCGCCTGCCCACCCCTCACCCCTACCCCAGCCCTCAGGATTGTGTGGAGGCTGCTGTCTGCCACGTCAAGGATCTCGAGAATGGCCA GATGCGGGAAGTGGAGCTGGGCTGGGGGAAGGTGTTGCTGGTGAAGGACAATGGGGAGTTCCACGCCCTGGGCCATAAGTGTCCGCACTACGGCGCACCCCTGGTGAAAG GCGTTCTGTCCCGTGGTCGGGTGCGCTGCCCCTGGCACGGTGCCTGCTTCAACATCAGCACTGGGGACCTGGAGGACTTCCCCGGCCTGGATAGTCTGCACAAGTTCCAG GTGAAGATTGAGAAGGAGAAGGTGTACGTCCGGGCCAGCAAGCAG GCCCTACAGCTGCAGCGAAGGACCAAGGTGATGGCCAAGTGtatctccccaagtgctgggtaCAGCAGTAGCACCAATGTGCTCATTGTGGGCGCAG GTGCAGCTGGCCTGGTGTGTGCAGAGACACTGCGGCAGGAGGGCTTTTCCGACCGGATCGTTCTGTGCACGCTAGACCGGCACCTTCCCTATGACCGTCCCAAGCTCAGCAAG TCCCTAGACACACAGCCTGAGCAGCTGGCCCTGAGGCCCAAGGAGTTTTTCCGAGCCTATGGCATCGAGGTGCTCACCGAGGCTCAG GTGGTCACAGTGGATGTGAGAAACAAGAAGGTCGTGTTCAAGGATGGCTTCAAGCTGGAGTACAGCAAGCTGCTGCTGGCGCCAGGGAGCAG CCCCAGGACTCTGAGCTgcaaaggcaaagaaatggagAACGTGTTCACCATCCGGACGCCAGAGGATGCCAATCGCGTGGTGAGGCTGGCCCGAGGCCGCAATGTGGTCATCGTGGGAGCCGGCTTCCTGG GGATGGAGGTGGCCGCTTACCTGACGGAGAAGGCCCACTCCGTGTCTGTGGTGGAGCTGGAGGAGACGCCCTTCAGGAGGTTCTTGGGGGAGCGCGTGGGTCGTGCCCTCATGAAG ATGTTTGAGAACAACCGGGTGAAGTTCTACATGCAGACTGAGGTGTCAGAGCTGCGGGGCCAGGAGGGAAAG CTGAAGGAGGTTGTGCTGAAGAGCAGCAAGGTCGTGCGGGCTGACGTCTGCGTGGTGGGCATTG GTGCAGTGGCCGCCACAGGCTTCCTGAGGCAGAGCGGCATCGGTCTGGATTCCCGAGGCTTCATCCCTGTCAACAAG ATGATGCAGACCAATGTCCCAGGCGTGTTCGCAGCTGGTGACGCCGTCACCTTCCCCCTTGCCTGGAGGAACAACCGGAAAGTGAACATTCCACATTGGCAGATGGCTCATGCTCAGG GGCGCGTGGCAGCCCAGAACATGTTGGCGCAGGAAGCGGAGATGAACACCGTGCCCTACCTCTGGACCGCCATGTTTGGCAAGAGCCTGCGCTACGCGG GCTACGGAGAAGGCTTCGACGACGTCATCATCCAGGGGGATCTGGAGGAGCTGAAGTTTGTGGCTTTTTACACTAA AGGCGACGAGGTGATCGCCGTGGCCAGCATGAACTACGATCCCATTGTGTCCAAGGTCGCTGAGGTTCTGGCCTCAGGCCGTGCCATCCGGAAGCGGGAGGtgga GCTGTTTGTGCTGCACAGCAA GACTGGCGACATGTCTTGGCTTACAGGGAAAGGATCCTGA